The following are encoded together in the Pseudodesulfovibrio indicus genome:
- a CDS encoding HD domain-containing protein, translating into MKPIETQLYDCLDPLDSECVRRETEDVLREFFPDYDGTLFRKAFEDVEKLFNGRYPGFRASNTRYHNFEHTCSVVLAMVRLIYGGMVRGDTFTEHDCRKGLLSALFHDVGLIQDVDDTQGTGAKHTVGHEERSIQFMRCDLEGQLSDEDIDDIADCIRCTILAMSPSKVAFRTEAMRKMGYFLGSADLLAQIADRYYLEKLLLLFEEFQEAKLPGYDNAFDLVLKTRNFYQDVARKRLDNEFRGADSNMLYYFSKRRGIDKDLYRVAIERNLSYLDKILAECGEDLDMLMAKLRRGNVLE; encoded by the coding sequence ATGAAGCCCATAGAAACGCAACTCTACGACTGCCTGGACCCGCTGGATTCCGAATGCGTTCGCCGCGAAACCGAGGACGTGCTGCGGGAGTTCTTCCCCGACTACGACGGAACACTCTTCCGCAAGGCCTTCGAGGACGTGGAGAAGCTCTTCAACGGCCGCTACCCGGGCTTCCGGGCGAGCAATACCCGGTACCACAACTTCGAGCACACCTGCTCAGTGGTCCTGGCCATGGTCCGCCTGATCTACGGCGGCATGGTCCGGGGCGACACCTTCACCGAGCACGACTGCCGCAAGGGGCTGCTCTCGGCCCTGTTCCACGACGTGGGGCTGATCCAGGACGTGGACGACACGCAGGGCACCGGGGCCAAGCACACCGTGGGCCACGAGGAGCGCTCCATCCAGTTCATGCGCTGCGACCTCGAAGGCCAGCTGTCCGATGAGGACATCGACGACATCGCGGACTGCATCCGCTGCACCATCCTGGCCATGTCCCCCTCCAAGGTGGCCTTCCGCACCGAGGCCATGCGCAAGATGGGCTACTTCCTGGGCAGCGCCGACCTCCTCGCCCAGATCGCGGACCGCTACTACCTGGAAAAGCTCCTCCTGCTCTTCGAGGAATTTCAGGAGGCCAAGCTGCCCGGCTACGACAACGCCTTCGACCTGGTCCTCAAGACCCGCAACTTCTACCAGGACGTGGCCCGGAAACGGCTCGACAACGAGTTCCGGGGGGCCGACAGCAACATGCTGTATTATTTCAGCAAACGCCGTGGGATTGACAAGGATCTCTACCGGGTGGCCATCGAGCGGAACCTCTCCTACCTGGACAAGATCCTGGCCGAATGCGGCGAGGACCTGGATATGCTCATGGCCAAGCTCCGGCGCGGCAACGTCCTCGAATAA
- a CDS encoding EAL and HDOD domain-containing protein — MAPHKRMPLFEAVFIARQPIFRPDESVWGYELLFRSDETNVAHIDDEALATASVVADGLVLATEGMDANARILINFPEKLLMEDGGFALPKDRCVIEILENVRPGAEALAAVRRLKDAGYTIAVDDYFGQKDLLPFVEMADIIKLDVLAMDNDMDRVERAFRSLPAGVIPLAEKVEQNETFRRLRDMGFALFQGFFFSQPEIIPGRKLSTSETTKLQLLAELAKAELDSNRLGLILQSDPSLTYRLFRYVNSAGMGLREKVKSAKRAIDMIGMIHVKQWLRSALIADLNPSPKAGELAYLAVHRAKFLESICSSSNRTVCEPDTLFMTGLFSLLDAMLGQEMQRILELLPLEKPVTDALRGQGEHYDLLRLATSYERGQWGETAQRLQRLGLDSFQAELLYLQARSWAQKMLGYSKAE, encoded by the coding sequence TTGGCCCCGCACAAGAGAATGCCCCTGTTCGAGGCGGTCTTCATTGCCCGGCAGCCCATCTTCCGCCCGGATGAATCCGTCTGGGGCTACGAGCTGCTCTTCCGCTCCGACGAGACCAACGTGGCCCACATCGACGACGAGGCCCTGGCCACGGCCTCGGTGGTTGCCGACGGCCTGGTCCTGGCGACGGAGGGCATGGACGCCAACGCCAGGATCCTCATCAACTTCCCGGAAAAACTGCTCATGGAGGACGGCGGGTTCGCCCTGCCCAAGGACCGGTGCGTCATCGAGATCCTCGAGAACGTCCGGCCCGGCGCCGAGGCCCTGGCCGCGGTCCGGCGGCTCAAGGACGCGGGCTACACCATCGCCGTGGACGACTACTTCGGCCAGAAGGATCTGTTGCCCTTCGTGGAGATGGCGGACATCATCAAACTCGACGTCCTGGCCATGGACAACGACATGGACCGCGTGGAGCGGGCGTTCCGGTCCCTGCCCGCAGGGGTCATCCCCCTGGCCGAAAAGGTCGAGCAAAACGAGACCTTCCGCCGGCTCCGCGACATGGGCTTCGCCCTGTTCCAGGGATTCTTCTTCAGCCAGCCGGAAATCATCCCCGGCCGCAAGCTCTCAACATCCGAAACCACCAAGCTCCAGCTCCTGGCCGAGCTGGCCAAGGCGGAACTCGATTCCAATAGGCTGGGGCTCATCCTCCAGTCGGACCCGTCCCTGACCTACCGCCTGTTCCGCTACGTCAACTCCGCGGGCATGGGCCTCAGGGAAAAGGTCAAGTCCGCCAAGCGGGCCATCGACATGATCGGCATGATCCACGTCAAGCAATGGCTCCGCAGTGCGCTCATCGCGGACCTCAACCCGTCTCCCAAGGCGGGCGAGCTGGCCTACCTGGCCGTGCACCGGGCCAAGTTCCTGGAATCCATCTGCTCCAGCTCCAACCGGACCGTCTGCGAACCGGATACCCTGTTCATGACCGGCCTCTTCTCCCTGCTCGACGCCATGCTCGGCCAGGAGATGCAGCGCATCCTCGAACTCCTCCCCCTGGAGAAGCCGGTCACCGATGCGCTCCGGGGCCAAGGCGAGCACTACGACCTCCTGCGGCTGGCCACCAGCTACGAGCGCGGCCAATGGGGCGAGACCGCGCAGCGGCTCCAGCGGCTCGGTCTCGACTCCTTCCAGGCGGAACTGCTCTATCTCCAGGCCCGCAGTTGGGCCCAGAAGATGCTCGGCTATTCCAAGGCCGAATAG